In Mucilaginibacter celer, one DNA window encodes the following:
- a CDS encoding glycoside hydrolase family 43 protein, with protein MRKLFNVCLLLLLFSGTTIAQTTTGKTFTNPLMPSGADPWVIQKDGFYYYTNSTGGNIVIWKTKDITALSTSPKKAVWSPPAGMAYSRDLWAPELHFINGKWYVYFAADNGDNNNHRIYVIENSSADPTQGTWEFKGKIADSTDKWAIDASVFESKGSWYMIWSGWEGDHNGQQNIYIAKMKDALTIGSERVKVSSPTYTWETNGDLRDGDLTHVSVNEGPEILKHGNKQFLIYSASGCWTDFYALGMLTADKNSDLLNPASWKKSDQPVFKQSPENSVYAPGHNSFFKSPDGREDWIIYHANSNPNEGCGNKRSPRAQKFSWNKDGSPNFGVPVKDGQPLVKPSGTK; from the coding sequence ATGAGAAAACTGTTTAACGTTTGCCTGCTGTTGCTTTTATTTTCCGGAACTACTATAGCCCAAACTACCACGGGTAAAACCTTCACCAACCCCTTAATGCCTTCGGGGGCCGACCCATGGGTTATTCAAAAAGATGGATTTTATTATTACACCAACTCGACCGGAGGTAATATCGTGATCTGGAAAACAAAGGATATTACCGCTTTAAGTACATCTCCTAAAAAAGCTGTTTGGTCGCCGCCCGCGGGTATGGCTTATTCACGGGATCTTTGGGCGCCTGAGTTGCATTTTATAAATGGCAAGTGGTATGTATACTTTGCTGCCGATAATGGCGATAACAACAATCACCGCATTTATGTAATTGAAAATTCATCAGCAGATCCAACTCAGGGCACCTGGGAGTTTAAAGGTAAAATAGCTGATAGCACCGATAAATGGGCCATCGATGCCTCTGTGTTTGAAAGCAAGGGCAGCTGGTACATGATCTGGTCGGGTTGGGAAGGCGACCATAACGGGCAGCAGAATATCTATATAGCAAAAATGAAGGATGCTTTAACCATTGGCAGCGAGCGTGTAAAAGTATCAAGCCCAACTTACACCTGGGAAACTAACGGTGATTTGCGCGACGGTGATTTGACGCACGTTAGCGTAAACGAAGGCCCCGAAATATTAAAACATGGCAATAAACAGTTCCTCATCTATTCGGCCAGCGGCTGCTGGACTGATTTTTATGCTTTGGGGATGCTTACCGCCGATAAAAACAGTGATCTGTTAAATCCTGCTTCCTGGAAAAAATCAGATCAGCCGGTATTCAAACAATCGCCCGAAAATAGTGTGTATGCGCCGGGGCATAATTCATTCTTTAAATCGCCGGATGGGAGGGAGGATTGGATTATTTATCATGCCAACTCAAACCCTAACGAGGGCTGCGGTAATAAACGCTCGCCGCGTGCCCAAAAGTTTAGCTGGAATAAGGATGGATCGCCAAATTTTGGCGTACCGGTTAAGGATGGACAGCCATTGGTTAAGCCATCGGGTACTAAATAG
- a CDS encoding amidohydrolase, which produces MIKENKMDGDQSIPADFSSLKTGSGDLLIYNARILSFQDGFDNNAYDTLAISGNRIKAIGRFGDLQSLIQPGTQVINALGKTLMPGLNDSHIHIWKVGNLKTYMLDVRGAQSLDHLLQMLADYALQYPEAAWITARGFNEAAWKNGQIPTKTDLDKVIKDRPVYVIRTCAHIAVCNSKALKLCNITANTPVPDGGVIYQGDDGKPNGIFSETALGLITKNIPPYTKTELKTMVLAAREELYKYGVTSATDPAVDPLLLDTYYEMHRENRLGFRLNAIPIILPDGGDQPYPIPDYYTSDEFNVNTVKFFSDGGLSGKTAALKRPYKNSAEQGVLRLNKDQYITLASQASAKGLSIATHAIGDAAIQFVIDSYKELKKLFPDIKNRIEHLGLPETKHLEAMHKYEIATSMQSIFISELGKNFIKYLDEDYLNRCYPVKSVIDNNILMALSSDAPVVKNLNPFKGVQAAVTRTDDEGSIIAAHEAITVAEALKAYTYNAALISKTEQTGSLAAGKFADFIVLDGDPLKISHEQLNTIKVKQTFVNGQSVYSA; this is translated from the coding sequence ATGATAAAAGAAAATAAGATGGACGGGGACCAATCAATACCAGCAGATTTTTCTTCCCTCAAAACAGGGAGCGGGGATCTGCTGATCTATAATGCTCGCATTTTATCATTTCAGGATGGATTTGACAATAATGCTTATGATACCCTTGCCATAAGCGGTAACCGTATAAAAGCAATTGGGCGATTTGGTGATTTGCAATCGCTCATCCAGCCTGGCACACAGGTGATAAACGCATTGGGCAAAACGCTGATGCCGGGTTTGAACGACAGCCACATTCATATCTGGAAAGTAGGCAATCTGAAAACCTACATGCTTGATGTACGCGGAGCCCAAAGCCTTGATCATTTGCTGCAAATGCTTGCCGATTATGCTCTGCAATACCCCGAAGCAGCATGGATAACCGCACGGGGTTTTAACGAAGCCGCATGGAAAAACGGGCAGATCCCCACCAAAACCGATCTGGATAAGGTAATAAAAGATCGTCCGGTTTATGTTATCCGCACCTGCGCGCATATTGCCGTTTGCAACAGCAAGGCTTTGAAGTTGTGTAATATAACAGCTAATACTCCGGTACCTGATGGCGGCGTGATTTATCAAGGTGATGATGGCAAACCCAACGGCATTTTCTCCGAAACAGCGCTGGGCCTCATCACCAAAAATATCCCGCCCTATACCAAAACCGAGCTAAAAACGATGGTGCTTGCCGCCCGTGAAGAACTTTACAAATACGGTGTTACCTCGGCTACCGATCCCGCGGTTGATCCTTTGTTACTGGATACCTATTATGAAATGCATCGCGAAAACCGGTTAGGTTTCCGGCTTAATGCAATCCCCATAATTTTGCCCGATGGCGGCGACCAGCCTTATCCCATTCCCGATTATTACACGTCGGATGAATTTAATGTAAATACCGTTAAATTTTTTTCGGACGGGGGGCTGAGCGGCAAAACGGCTGCGCTTAAACGCCCTTATAAAAACTCGGCAGAGCAGGGTGTTTTACGGCTAAACAAGGATCAGTATATTACCCTCGCCTCGCAGGCATCTGCAAAAGGCCTTAGTATTGCCACCCACGCTATTGGCGATGCCGCTATTCAATTTGTTATTGATAGTTATAAGGAATTAAAAAAGCTGTTTCCTGATATTAAAAACCGCATAGAACATCTTGGTTTACCCGAAACTAAGCATCTGGAGGCAATGCACAAGTATGAGATAGCCACCTCCATGCAAAGCATTTTTATCAGCGAGCTGGGCAAAAATTTTATTAAATATCTGGACGAGGACTATCTTAACCGATGCTACCCGGTTAAATCGGTCATCGATAACAACATCTTAATGGCCCTGTCATCGGACGCCCCGGTCGTAAAAAACCTTAATCCGTTTAAAGGTGTACAGGCAGCCGTTACCCGAACAGACGATGAGGGCAGCATTATAGCCGCCCACGAAGCCATTACCGTGGCCGAAGCGCTGAAAGCTTATACTTATAATGCCGCCTTGATTAGCAAAACGGAACAAACCGGCAGCCTCGCAGCAGGTAAATTTGCTGATTTTATTGTACTGGACGGAGATCCTTTAAAAATCTCGCACGAGCAACTCAATACCATCAAGGTTAAACAAACTTTTGTTAACGGGCAATCGGTTTACAGTGCATAA